cagtattattagacggtattgcttaaattttcattgttacgcagatgatacccagctttatctatccatgaagccagaggacacacaccaattagctaaactgcaggattgtcttacagacataaagacatggatgacctctaatttcctgcttttaaactcagataaaactgaagttattgtacttggccccacaaatcttagaaacatggtgtctaaccagatccttactctggatggcattaccctgacctctagtaatactgtgagaaatcttggagtcatttttgatcaggatatgtcattcaaagcgcatattaaacaaatatgtaggactgcttttttgcatttacgcaatacctctaaaatcagaaggtcttgtctcagagtaatgctgaaaaactaattcatgcatttatttcctctaggctggactattgtaattcattattatcaggttgtcctaaaagttccctaaaaagccttcagttaattaaaatgctgcagctagagtactgacggggactagaaggagagagcatatctcacccatattggcctctcttcattggcttcctgttaattctagaatagaatttaaaattcttcttcttacttataaggttttgaataatcaggtcccatcttatcttagggacctcgtagtaccatatcaccccaatagagcgcttcgctctcagactgcagcttacttgtagttcctagggtttgtaagagtagaatgggaggcagagccttcagctttcaggctcctctcctgtggaaccagctcccaattcagatcagggagacagacaccctctctacttttaagattaggcttaaaactttcctttttgctaaagcttatagttagggctggatcaggtgaccctgaaccatcccttagttatgctgctatagacgtagactgctggggggttcccatgatgcactgtttctttctctttttgctctgtatgcaccactctgcatttaatcattagtgatcgatctctgctcccctccacagcatgtctttttcttggttctctccctcagccccaaccagtcccagcagaagactgcccctccctgagcctggttctgctggaggtttcttcctgttaaaagggagtttttccttcccactgtagccaagtgcttgctcacagggggtcgttttgaccgttggggttttacataattattgtatggccttgccttacaatataaagcgccttggggcaactgtttgttgtgatttggcgctatataaaaaaattgattgattgattgattgattgatattcttcATATCTCCTCAGGATAATCACCTGAAGTTCCTGCAGGATGACACTTTTGGGGATCTGCACAATCTGAGCCATCTTTTCTTGCATGGAAACCGTCTGTGGAGCCTTCatcagaacaccttcaggggcCTTCGGGCTTTGGACCGTTTGCTTCTCCACCAGAACCAGGTCCAGTGGGTCGACCGCCTGGCCTTCCATGATCTGAAACGTCTCACCACTCTGTTCCTGTTCAACAACTCACTGATAGAGCTTTCCGGCAACTGCCTGGACACTCTGCCTGCCCTGGAATACCTGCGCCTCAACAGCAACCCCTGGTCATGTGATTGCAAGGCCCTGTCGCTATGGGAATGGCTGAAACACTTTCGAGGATCAACATCAACTGTGGATTGCCATACACCAATTAATATGGTTGGGAAGGACCTCAAGCAGCTGCAGAAAGAGGACTTCACCAACTGCTCACCAACTGTACCAAATTCTGAGTCCAGGGCCCAGAGTAAGACTAACAATTTGTCTGGCACGGTGAACCCGTCTGTAAATGGAAGTGTGGCCATGGGGTCTGGAGGGCAGACTCACATAGTGTACCCCTCGAGGCCTGGTCGCTCTCGGAACTGCACAAAGCCCCGTAACCGgggaagcaaaggaaaaggccacAATGAGGTTCACCAGTCAAAGGAGGTCATGGCGGAAAAGGATGATTCTTCACCAGATTTTACAGATGGGGGCAAACACGATCACACGTCCCCCAATGGCGCCGTCACACGGCGGAAGCACAAGTGCACTCCTCGGACCACTGTTCGCCCCCCCAGTGGGGTTCAGCAAGCCAACAACAGGGCAAACCTGTCCCGGTCCTTACCATACCCCTCTGCCCTCTTGGTGGTCTTGGTAACAACAAACATTTTTCGTTGACCTACAGCGTATTGAATGCTAATCACAAAAACTAATCCCTCAGACGCTCTCTTGCTCCTGCACTTCCAGGCCATTGTGTCTTTCATATGTGAGTGTGTGATTATAGGTGTAAATGTCGTGTAGGAGCTTTACTCTTCAGATCGGAACAGAAGAACTCACAGCACAAATATTGAAGAATCCGAGAGATGTTAATGCAGACCAAGCTTGCACTGCCACTTAGGCCAGTATGATTTTATCTCCAGGTGTGTTAGTGTAATAACTTGTGTGTTTTGCTGCTGAAGTAGAATAGAGCAAACATTAGCAATTGGCTTTGAGATGGGGAGGCTTTTCCGTTCAGGCGGGTACAGACACCGCAGCAGTAAAGCCTCCGCCGTCAGCTTGATCTCAGTCGCTTTTGCTAAAATTGTTTTTGTGCtgctttttttttggtttgctgACATTGGTCCACGCAGATGAGGAAGGAAACTGTATGCACGGCAATAAACTCTTACTCGGTATCAGACCTCGGAATGTGCCATCGCTGTAACTAAGAAGAATGGAAATCTATAGCCACACGTTTTACGGCCATACACAGGGAACCTGAAGTCACAACAATCAGAACAACTTTCACGCTGCTTcgtttctttgtctgtttgtctgtgcaaaTGAATATTAAGCTTCTAATTATTATTTGGGGAGTGGGGAGTTGATTTGCTTGGAAAGCAGCGTGCGTTTCTCTGAAAGATCAAGCTGTGGATATTGAAGAGTCTGTCTACGTATATCTTGTCAGATGTTGTTCTTCAtttgattgtttttttaattattaaacgGACCTAAAGATGGATCCCTGCTGCGGGGCCAGCAGTGCGAGCCGGAGCCTTAGAGGTTGAGGGTTAAATGGGGCCTTCTCAGTTTCCCGGTGAGGTCACGTTGGACCGACCCGTGTGGTGTCCTTTCATCCATCCTCACTGAGAACATGAggagcacatttttttttcttaatgactTCAAAGGAATACAAGAATGACACttagaaaaaaatgtgtgtgtaccTTAAAAAACTGATTaataactgatttaaaaaaacactttggatggagcatgaGAGAACATGCAGAGAAGATTATGGATCCTCGTCTTTACTGACTGATGTGATTGTCCAAGGCGGCAGGTGCGAACATCCAGACAATCACTTCTGAACAACAACTGGACAGTTACTGGACGTCGTGCTGCATCTCTGGAGCATTGGTGCCTCCTTTAAAACTCGAATGATAAAATGGTGTTTGTATCAGTGACGTGAACTGTACCAGTGACCGTGCTGGGAGTAATTATTTACTGTATTACaatgaggaaaaagaaaaaacaacaaaaataaaacagtatCACTGATGATAACAGGGTTTATGCTCCTATCAGGAGTCCATTGGGTTTTTTTTCTGGTGATTGGTTTATTCACATATTTTCAGGAAACATTTTTCAAACCTTGATTTTGTTCATTCACACTCCCTCACCTGCCTCCTTATTCTAATGAATGCCTCGtcatcttatttttgttgttgttgttgttgttgccataATTCAGTTGTTGTACGAGTTATCATCAAAGAACAACAGTACAAAATGTTTATAAAGATATTAAAATCTATATCTTCTTATGTCTACAGTTGCAGTCTGACTCCGTTTATTGCTGCTGTTTACATTTTATTGGCTATATTGGGGTCTGGAGAAAATGATCCTCTAtcctcctttctttctttttagatttaaaataaaaattgattctgccagcagtttatttttttaataacgcCCTACTTTTCCCTCTGTCTGCACTCTAGTTACCTCCACCTTATcgcccgtttgtttgtctgtttgtcaacaGCCTGAagctcacaatttttcatatatcattatgaactttttactgaagattcatatcctgataggcaacaaGTGAatcaattttcaaagtcataggccaaaggtcaaaggaaaaatcttgtaaaattgaaaaaaaaaaaatccctatctttaacattgaaaaaatgttcaaaaattcattGCTCTGTCAAAAAATCacatctttcatatttgaaagctttatgtaggatggtatcctttatcggctgacaaagtttcatccagatatgatccagattacagattttgtggccatttaactttgaaaaccccatttaatgtacattttatttatttatttatttttacattatatctgtcgctctcaatgaatagactaaatttgatctgcatctcatccatattgcggatttagtggatatttgattttaacattgaaaagccattttgatctatattttgtattatattttagcttatgaaaagctgcttctaacaggactttgacgttgaatttttttttaaggtaaaaatttgtggaattggaaactcgcgttggcggaggtttgcactctacgagcacAGTGCTGTAGTTTGCATCTGTGTCCACATTCAAATCCTACTAAGTAAAACTACAACTCTTAAGTCTCGTATTTTCCAGACTACAGGTTGCACTAGTGCATTAGTAGATAAGATTCAACCATACTCTTGTGAaccaccttggggcaacttatgttgggatttggcactgtataaataagttGAAGTGAATAATTAATTGCATCTCCCAAAACCTGCATTGtgaagaggaaaaaagcatatgtAAGACCCACTGgtctataagtcacatttatttttgaaacacggTGAAAGAAATATATATTAAAATGGTGCGTTATTCATTTATAATGTAAACtgcattagcaagcagaagcaaACAGGCTAATTCATGTTAATGAACAAGACACAAATAATTCAAAGTAAAGTGCTTTTTGTCaccactgaaaaaaacaaaaccttattAGAAAATACCTGGATGCACCACTTCAATTTGGAACTAAACATGAgcacatttacctcactaaaGCCATGATTTGAAACTATGTAAATAAGTTGAATTATTAATTGCATCTCCCAAAAAAATGCAtcgtgaagaggaaaaacccagtcTATAAGTCCCTTTAAAAAAACATGGTGAAAGAAAATGTATATTGAATTGGTGCATTGTTCATTTATAATGTCAACTATTTTAGCAAGTGGATGCAAATGGGCTAATTAATGTTTATGAACAAGACAAATAATTCAGAGTAactgaacagatgaaaacatCAGTAgaagtttaaataaaaaaaatttaaatgacaGATTATCCAGTAAGCCTTACTTTTGCCTAGCCATCCTCCTCCATTGTGGTTCCTTGATAATGCATATATAACACTAGCAATGCTTGCCTTTCTATAGTCACTACTTGTTCCTTCTAACAACGCTATGCATTAATCTGGTGCATAGTCTTTCCTATAGACTTTTAATTTAATTCAGTGTTCTCAATCTTCCACGCTGTTGTAACCTCAATAAATGCTGACACAAACCTTCCATTTACATTGCCGTTGGTTTGCATTGCCATGTTTTTGTTGCATTTAGACGAAAAATATTATATATCTGAAAGGGTTGGACTACAAAACAACAGCCAACTTGTACTGATGTGCACATGAGCTTCAGGCAGTTAACACGTGCACGTGTGCTGGTTGTACAGTAGAAGTTCACCTGATAAATTATGTTAGCGTCACTGAAAATGTGTATAAACTGCTTCTTGCATATTTTATTTGAAATCTGATGTGGTGGTGCACACTAATAAACACATGTATTATATCCACTTATTTATGGACCTACACCTGCACATAATCATGTGCAGTGTACAAAATATTTACAATGTAAATAATCTGACATTTATTTTGCACCACAACTTGTATACAAGCAGTGCATAAAGGTAGGCTGTCAAAAAGTAAACAAAACACATAAGCACAGTTAAAGTTCATTTTCTAAAACACATTGAACAATAAAGAGGGAAACATGGAGGTTAATTCTAAAATTAGTTAAAAGCTGAGAAAAACTTCAGACACTGTGTGCAGCTGGTCGCACGCTGCAGTTCAATAAATCATTTAAAAGCACTACAGATATTAATGAAAGTGTCACACAGAATCTGTAGATATTCcaggctattattattattaatggacCCTGAACATAAATCCCATTTCTCTTCTCAACAATCCCTGCACTGTGATAGAAATTGATCCGCAAGTAAGTGTTCAGTTTGAACTTTTTTTCCCTGCAAATTCTCCTAAATGATAAATGAGCAGAGAGTTTATATGCATGGATGACCGTGCCGTGTCCTTACATTTAAATTGATATTTAAGCCGCTGACCGCCAGCCGCGCCCCCACCCTCAGACTCAGTGGTCACCCATCCAACAAAAGCATATTTTAGCTTTTTGTTTCACCGGTGCAATTAGTGCCTTATGTTGTTAGAAAAGCACGTCACAAAGAAGAACCGCTTTTCATTTGTAAAGCACCAATCAGGGACGAGGCTTGTTAACGGTCAAATAGGAGCCGAGTCCTGACGGAAAATCTGTCTTTGAGAAAATTACAAATCACATTATGGCCACAAAAATATTACTTTGTTTAAGGTCAATGTGAAGACTAAGGTCAAAGGACAAATAACTGCAtgttgttatgtgcagacacaggttgaggagcggaccaacgtctgaccgaacccagcactaaataaccagaaagtggttccacaaacaaaacgattttatttcccctccagagcaataattagtgtacaacataaatatttagtttgtctggcggagtgaaggacggcgcgctctccagagcccaaaaggatcgaagcctcggcgcttctggactcagattcaccgccaaacaccccccaggtggacacgacaaactgactctgtgaaggatggaaaaggtgaggtaagtcaacagagctacagcaaatatctttcagaggcacgcactatcagcaacacattcaggtctgaatttaagcttcatgtaaatgagcagcttctcacaacaggtggaggatcatcagtccgtacgccacggcagtgagaagcaaactgcacaattctcatcaatgttcaaatatactgcgtaacaaaatgccaaattactattaacgatcattcagacaactgcggtattgtatcacttcctgttccggagcacagcggtgtttttctgtatctgttagctgtttaatctgcgcagttagattgatctagttatctagattacgatttgtttcccagtgtaatctttacgtgccttaactaaagcactccttctgctgaatcacctctaaattatttacacattattcactttgtgtgtttttaggaatccgctagcttagcgtagctactagctcttagccgatttagcatggcggcttctcctgtctctcccgcacttttctgctctgggtgtgaaatgtttagttattcctcggcctcctttagcagtaacggtaattgtaataagtgtagcttattcatagctttggaggccaggctgggcgaattggagactcggctccgcaccgtggaaaattctacagctagccaggcccctgtagtcggtgcggaccaaggtagattagccgccgttagttaccccctggcagatcccgagcagccgggaaagcaggccgactgggtgactgtgaggaggaagcgtagttctaaacagaagccccatgtacaccgccaacccgtttacatttctaaccatttttccccactcgacgacacacccgccgaggatcaaactctggttattggcgactctgttttgagaaatgtgaagttagcgacaccagcaaccattgtcaattgtcttccgggggccagagcaggcgacattgaaggaaatttgaaactgctggctaaggctaagcgtaaatttggtaagattgtaattcacatcggcagtaatgacacccggttacgccaatcggaggtcactaaaattaacattaaatcggtgtgtaactttgcaaaaacaatgtcggactctgtagttttctctgggcccctacccaatcggaccgggagtgacatgtttagccgcatgttctccttgaattgctggctgtctgagtggtgtccaaaaaaaatgaggtgggcttcatagataattggcaaagcttctggggaaaacctggtcttgttaggagagacggcatccatcccactttggatggagcagctctcatttctagaaatctggccaattttcttaaatcctccaaaccgtgactatccaggggtgggaccaggaagcagagttgtagtcttacacacctctctgcagtttctctccccctgccatcccctcattaccccatccccgtagagacggtgcctgctcccagaccaccaataaccagcaaaaatctatttaagcataaaaattcaaaaagaaaaaataatatagcaccttcaactgcaccacagactaaaacagttaaatgtggtctattaaacattaggtctctctcttctaagtccctgttggtaaatgatataataattgatcaacgtatagatttattctgccttacagaaacctggttacagcaggatgaatatgttagtttaaatgagtcaacacccccgagtcacactaactgtcagaatgctcgtagcacgggccgaggcggaggattagcagcagtcttccattccagcttattaattaatcaaaaacctagacagagctttaattcatttgaaagcttgtctcttagtcttttccatccaaattggaagtcccaaaaaccagttttatttgttattatctatcgtccacctggtcgttactgtgagtttctctgtgaattttcagaccttctgtctgacttagtgcttagctcagataagatacttatagtgggcgattttaacatccacacagatgctgagaatgacagcctcaacactgcatttaatctattattagactctattggctttgctcaaaaagtaaatgagtccacccaccactttaatcatatcttagatcttgttttgacttatggtatggaaatagaagacttaacagtattccctgaaaactcccttctgtctgatcattttttaataacatttacatttaccctgatgaactaccctgcagtggggaataagtttcattacactagaagtctttcagaaagcgctgtaactaggtttaaggatatgattccttctttatgttctctaatgtcatataccaacacagagcagagtagctacctaaactctgtaagggagttagagtatctcgtcaatagttttacatcctcattgaaaacaactttggatgctgtagctcctctgaaaaagagagctttaaatcagaagtgtctgactctgtggtataactcacaaactcgtagcttaaagcagata
The sequence above is drawn from the Thalassophryne amazonica chromosome 4, fThaAma1.1, whole genome shotgun sequence genome and encodes:
- the rtn4rl1b gene encoding reticulon-4 receptor-like 1b, with the protein product MFSRGCGLEFLLVLFGLEFSWSCPRYCICYTAPSTVSCQAHNFLSVPEGIPPDSERIFLQNNKIHRLLRGHFSTNTVTLWIYSNNISYIEPSTFQGFRLLEELDLGDNRHLRTLAEDTFHGLVRLNALHLYRCGLSSLPNNIFQGLRNLQYLYLQDNHLKFLQDDTFGDLHNLSHLFLHGNRLWSLHQNTFRGLRALDRLLLHQNQVQWVDRLAFHDLKRLTTLFLFNNSLIELSGNCLDTLPALEYLRLNSNPWSCDCKALSLWEWLKHFRGSTSTVDCHTPINMVGKDLKQLQKEDFTNCSPTVPNSESRAQSKTNNLSGTVNPSVNGSVAMGSGGQTHIVYPSRPGRSRNCTKPRNRGSKGKGHNEVHQSKEVMAEKDDSSPDFTDGGKHDHTSPNGAVTRRKHKCTPRTTVRPPSGVQQANNRANLSRSLPYPSALLVVLVTTNIFR